In the genome of Coxiella burnetii, the window TATCTGTAGGTTAATTTATGAACATTATGTGAGCATTTTCTGAACAGGTTCTTGCAAAATCCTCGACGATCTTGCGTGGATCTGCGTTGAATAGGATGATAACTTCGCAAATATAGACAATTTCAATAACCTCCGGCACAATAACCCACGACCCTATCATTACCATAAGTGGTAAAGACTAAAACTAAAACCCGTCATTCCCGCGCAGGCGGGGACGACGAAAGGGGTGCGATTGAAAGTGTAGGTTTTCAACAAGTAGCCCGTATTCCGCTTCGCTTCATACGGGCTACTTGTTGAAAACCTACACTTTCAATCGCACCCATGACGAAGGCTAAAATTGAAATGACCGTGACTTGTGGGTAACGATACGCCCGCAGCATGACCACCAAAATAGACAAGGAAAATTCGTGGATATCCGTAAAATTAAAAAACTGATTGAACTGATCAACGAAACCGGCGTTGGCGAAATTGAAGTGAAATCCGGCGAGGAATCCGTCCGTATCAGCCGCTTTCCAACGCAAACGATTGCGCCCACGGTTCCGTCGTTTGCCCCTCCTTCGGAGACGACTTTTCAAAAACCGGCCGTTGCAGAAAAAATGCCCCTAAAAGAAGCTGAGGAGCCCCCGGAAGGGCATCGAGTGAAATCGCCCATGGTGGGAACGGTCTATCTTGCCCCTACGCCGGGAGCTAAGCCGTTTGTGGAAGTGGGGCAGCGTGTCTCGGTCGGCGATACGATTTGTCTTATCGAAGCCATGAAAATGTATAATAAAATTGAAGCGGACAAAAGCGGCGTCATCAGCGCCCGCCTCGTTGAAAATGAACAACCCGTGGAATTCGATCAACCCCTCTTTATCATTGAGTCAAACGAGTAATCTTTCATGTTTAAAAAAGTATTAATCGCTAACCGCGGTGAGATTGCTCTTCGCATCCATCGCGCTTGTAAAGAAATGGGTATTAAAACCGTAGCGGCTTATTCAATCGCGGATCGCGATTTAATGCATGTGCGCTTAGCCGATGAAGCGGTGTGTATTGGCCCTTCAAACAGCACGCACAGTTACCTCAGCGTTCCGGCGGTTATTTCCGCTGCTGAAATTACGGATGTTGAGGCCATTCACCCCGGGTATGGTTTTTTGGCGGAAAATCCTAATTTTTGCGAACAAGTGGAAAAAAGTGGATTCGTTTTTATTGGACCTTCACACGAAGCCATTCATTTAATGGGAAACAAAGTTTCAGCGATTAAAGCGATGAAAGAAGCAGGGCTCCCTTGTATCCCTGGCTCCGATGGCGCTTTAGGGAAAGATGGGGATGCTAATCTGCTTATTGCCGAGCAAATTGGTTACCCCATTTTAATTAAAGCGGCCGGTGGGGGCGGTGGGCGAGGAATGCGCGTCGTGCATAGAGAGGCCGAGCTTTTAAATGCGATCGCCATGACACGAACGGAAGCGGCAGCGGCTTTTGGTACGGATAAAGTGTATATGGAAAAATTCCTCGAAAATCCGCGCCATATTGAAATTCAAGTTCTGGGCGACGGCCAAGGCCATGCTATTCACTTAGGGGAACGGGATTGTTCCATGCAACGCCGGCATCAAAAAGTAATTGAAGAAGCACCGGCTCCCGGCATTACGCCCAAACAACGGGCCACCATTGGCGAACGTTGCGTACAGGCTTGTATTGCGATGAATTATAGGGGAGCGGGAACATTTGAATTCCTGTATGAAAACGGCGAGTTTTATTTCATTGAAATGAACACGCGCATTCAGGTGGAACATCCCGTTACGGAAATGATTACCGGTATTGATCTTGTTAAAGAACAAATTCGAGTGGCGGCTGGCTTGCCGCTGAGTTATCGTCAAAGCGATGTCCAAATTAAGGGTCACGCCATTGAATGCCGCATTAATGCCGAAGATCCCAAAAATTTCATGCCTTGCCCAGGCCGAGTGACTGCCTATCACGCTCCCGGCGGATTCGGCGTGCGCATGGACTCCCATTTATACGCGGGTTATAACGTCCCCCCGTATTACGATTCTTTAATTGGTAAATTGATTGTCTACGACGAAAATCGCGAGGAGGCTATCGCGCGCATGAAAAATTCTTTAGAAGAACTTGTGATTGAAGGAATCAAGACCAATACACCGCTCCATTTGACGATGATGACAGATGAGAAATTTAAAAAAGGCGCTCAGAATATTCATTATTTAGAAAAGAAATTGGGACTTAAAAACTAGCGTCTTTTTACAATTCGCTAAGTTGGGCCAAAATAGAATTGTAAACAGGTCCTAAAAAAGCAAGCCGAATAAATCCTTGGGATCGCTGATTTCGGGCACCATATCCAACATATGGCCCACTTGGAAATCTTCGGCGAGGCTGTAAACCAAACGTAAGATTGCATGGTCTTCTAACGCGAAACCTACCGAGTCAAAAATAAAAATTTCATCCGTGGAAGTCCGGCCGGATTTTTTCTTCTGAATTAATTCCCATAATTCCGCATAAACGTGGGAGTGGTTATAATTTTGTATTTCACCTTCTTCTTTGGATTGCTCGAGAAACTCAACCACCACTTTGCCCCGTTCCAATATTTTCGGATCGAGTTCGGTTTTACCGGCACGATCACCGCCGATGGCGTTAATAGTCATACCCGGTTGTATCCAGTCGTTTTTTAATATTTGGGTTTTCTTTTGAATAGCGGTGGCGGTTGTAATAATGTCTGCATTTTTAATGGCGGTTTCAACATTGCGCGCTCTTTCCAAATGAAAAGGATATGCCGATAAATTTTTCTCAAATTTATCCAGGGCTTTTGGATCTATATCGAAATACTTTATGTTCTCAATCTCAAACAGCGTCTTATGCGCGATAACTTGAAATTCAGCTTGCGCACCTGTTCCCACGATGGCAAACGTTTTTGAATCGGATTTAGCAAGGTACTTTGAGGCTAAAGCCGACGTTGCCGCGGTTCGTAATGCGGTTAATAAGGTCATCTCGCTAATTAACACCGGGTAACCTGTTGCGATATCGGCAAGCATTCCAAGGCCAACGATCGTTAATTTATTGTCGAGGGGATTTAACGAATGGCCATTGATGTATTTAACTGAGTAATAATCCTTTCCCCAAAACGGCATCAATTCAATTACGCCATTTTCGACATGAGAAACCAGGCGCGTCATTTTTTCAAATTCATTCCAGCCAGAGAATGTGGTTTCCAATTTTTCTATGAGCAGAGAAAAAAATTTTTCTAAGGTGACTTTTCGGATTAAACTTTTAATGTCATCGACGGTAATTACTCTAATCATAATTAAACCCCTTGCTTAATTTGAAAGAAGCCATTTCTTTCTCTGCTCCCATTAATTTTTGCCAACGTAAATAGCCAGCCACCGCTAGGCCTAAATAAATGACCAATAAAATACTATGCGCTGGGATGCCTTTGTAAAGGTAAAGGCCGACATAAATTGCATCGACGATAAACCATAAAAACCACGTTTGAATGATCTTCTTACAAATCATCCATTGTGCAATTAAACTTAGCACGGTGGTCACTGCATCTAAATAGGGAACTTGTGAGTTGGTGAAATGCTTTAATAATTCAGCAACGCCCCAAATACCCCCGGCGGCAAGGACGCTTAAAATAACAGCCAAACGCCATGATAAATTCGAAATGGGCAATTCTCCTATTGCAAGGCTCCCTCGAGTCCATTGATACCAACCATAAAACATCGAAAGAAAATAAATTCCCTCTAACGTCATATCACCATAGATCCCTGTTAGGCCATACAAAACAATATTAAGAGCAGTAGCTATCGCACCGATTGGCCAGGCCCACTTATCCGCTTTGACATAAAAAACCGTCGAAAAGAAAGCGAAAATAGCGCCTGATATATCAAGCGCATGTAATAAGAATTTCATAATGCATGCAAGATACGGCTGGCCCGAAGGGTTGTCAAGCGCCCGAAACTGATACCCAGTTTCGGCGCACTAAATAGTCTTCATACAGCCGTGCTTCTTCGCTGCCGGGTTCGGGTTCCCAATTGGGCCGCCAGACGACGCGGGGCGGGAGCGACATTAAGATCGATTCCGTTCGTCCGCCGAATTCTAAGCCAAAACGGGTTCCTCGATCATACAGTAAGTTAAATTCCACATAACGGCCTCGACGATACAATTGAAATTCGCGTTGACGCTCACCGTATGGATGATTTTTACGGTTTTGCATAATCGGCAAATAAGCTTCTAAAAAGC includes:
- the accB gene encoding acetyl-CoA carboxylase biotin carboxyl carrier protein — its product is MDIRKIKKLIELINETGVGEIEVKSGEESVRISRFPTQTIAPTVPSFAPPSETTFQKPAVAEKMPLKEAEEPPEGHRVKSPMVGTVYLAPTPGAKPFVEVGQRVSVGDTICLIEAMKMYNKIEADKSGVISARLVENEQPVEFDQPLFIIESNE
- the pnuC gene encoding nicotinamide riboside transporter PnuC; protein product: MKFLLHALDISGAIFAFFSTVFYVKADKWAWPIGAIATALNIVLYGLTGIYGDMTLEGIYFLSMFYGWYQWTRGSLAIGELPISNLSWRLAVILSVLAAGGIWGVAELLKHFTNSQVPYLDAVTTVLSLIAQWMICKKIIQTWFLWFIVDAIYVGLYLYKGIPAHSILLVIYLGLAVAGYLRWQKLMGAEKEMASFKLSKGFNYD
- the accC gene encoding acetyl-CoA carboxylase biotin carboxylase subunit; amino-acid sequence: MFKKVLIANRGEIALRIHRACKEMGIKTVAAYSIADRDLMHVRLADEAVCIGPSNSTHSYLSVPAVISAAEITDVEAIHPGYGFLAENPNFCEQVEKSGFVFIGPSHEAIHLMGNKVSAIKAMKEAGLPCIPGSDGALGKDGDANLLIAEQIGYPILIKAAGGGGGRGMRVVHREAELLNAIAMTRTEAAAAFGTDKVYMEKFLENPRHIEIQVLGDGQGHAIHLGERDCSMQRRHQKVIEEAPAPGITPKQRATIGERCVQACIAMNYRGAGTFEFLYENGEFYFIEMNTRIQVEHPVTEMITGIDLVKEQIRVAAGLPLSYRQSDVQIKGHAIECRINAEDPKNFMPCPGRVTAYHAPGGFGVRMDSHLYAGYNVPPYYDSLIGKLIVYDENREEAIARMKNSLEELVIEGIKTNTPLHLTMMTDEKFKKGAQNIHYLEKKLGLKN
- a CDS encoding ornithine cyclodeaminase; this translates as MIRVITVDDIKSLIRKVTLEKFFSLLIEKLETTFSGWNEFEKMTRLVSHVENGVIELMPFWGKDYYSVKYINGHSLNPLDNKLTIVGLGMLADIATGYPVLISEMTLLTALRTAATSALASKYLAKSDSKTFAIVGTGAQAEFQVIAHKTLFEIENIKYFDIDPKALDKFEKNLSAYPFHLERARNVETAIKNADIITTATAIQKKTQILKNDWIQPGMTINAIGGDRAGKTELDPKILERGKVVVEFLEQSKEEGEIQNYNHSHVYAELWELIQKKKSGRTSTDEIFIFDSVGFALEDHAILRLVYSLAEDFQVGHMLDMVPEISDPKDLFGLLF